One Longimicrobiaceae bacterium genomic window, GATGCCGGGCGTGCCGCTGCACCTCTTCGGCTCCGCCGGGCGCGGCGGGTTCGTCTTCTCGCCCGGCCTCGGCCGCTTCCTGCGGGCGAACGGCGCGAGGTTCGACGCGGTGCACGTGCACGGCCTGCTCAACCCGGTGAGCTCGGCCGCCGCGCGGACCTGCATCCGCCGCGGGTGGCCGGTGGTGATCCGCCCCTTCGGCACGCTGTCGCGCTACACGTTCGAGCACCGCCGCGGCGGCCTGAAGCGCGCCTACTTCCGGTGGATGGACGGCCCGAACGTCTGCCATGCGGGCGGCGTGCACTTCACGACGGCGGAGGAGCGCGACGAGGCCGGCTGGCACGGCATCGACCTCTCCAGCCGCGGGCACGTGATCCCGCCGCCGTGGACCGGCGCCCGCGCATCCGGGTCCGCATCGACCGATTCCGTGTCCGCCGGATCCGCATCCCCCGAATCCTCGTCCGTCGCGGTGTCGGCGGATGGGAACGGGAAGGGCGGGGGACGGAACGCGCTCTTCCTCTCGCGGCTGCACCCGGTGAAGAACCTGGAGGCGCTGCTGGACGCTTGGCCCTCCGTGCTGCGGGCGCTGCCGGACGCGACGCTCACCGTCGCCGGGAGCGGGGACGAGGCGTACGCGGCGGGGCTGCGAGGCCGCGCTCACGCGCTCGGCATCGCGCCGTCGGTGCGGTGGACGGGGTTCGTGTCGGGAGACGAGAAGGCGCGGCTGCTCGCATCGGCCGACCTGTTCGTCCTGCCGTCGCACCACGAGAACTTCGGGTTCGCGGTGCTGGAGGCGCTGGCCTCGGGGCTCCCCGCCGTCGTCTCGCCCCGCGTGCAGCTGGCGGAGTTCGTCTCGGAGCACCGGCTGGGCCTGGTTGCGGAGACGGACGGCGGCGGAGCGGCGCTGGCGGACGCGATCGTCCGCGCGATGGGCGACGGCGCGCTGCGCGATCGGTGCCGCGCGCACGGGGCGGACGCGGTGCGCGCGGCATTCGCGCCGCTGGAGATCGGCCGCCGGCT contains:
- a CDS encoding glycosyltransferase, which encodes MLHVAPSVARSYGGPTQSLVGFALAARTAGAEVEVAAPRCDTADEAWLGERMPGVPLHLFGSAGRGGFVFSPGLGRFLRANGARFDAVHVHGLLNPVSSAAARTCIRRGWPVVIRPFGTLSRYTFEHRRGGLKRAYFRWMDGPNVCHAGGVHFTTAEERDEAGWHGIDLSSRGHVIPPPWTGARASGSASTDSVSAGSASPESSSVAVSADGNGKGGGRNALFLSRLHPVKNLEALLDAWPSVLRALPDATLTVAGSGDEAYAAGLRGRAHALGIAPSVRWTGFVSGDEKARLLASADLFVLPSHHENFGFAVLEALASGLPAVVSPRVQLAEFVSEHRLGLVAETDGGGAALADAIVRAMGDGALRDRCRAHGADAVRAAFAPLEIGRRLAEMYRAAGAAMNSSTSHNASTGR